A region of Bacteroidia bacterium DNA encodes the following proteins:
- a CDS encoding tetratricopeptide repeat protein: MFFSRLYVFFLLGLWCFPQLQTFGQSQSKELFETGKSLYEQKKYSKAREYFQDAVNKDPKQYGGKGNYHIALSYVKQKNCLDAKEYFTKAFKQDSVAGGASSKDKFIEQLSKCNFTINDLKIESGNQPQITPPPKNIDPTFAKQWFQRGKTAYDQKNYPQAINYFQLAYLSDTAKYGAKACYQIALCYKKQKNCNSAKPFLAKAQKIEPDKGGASSAEKFQEFLTYCHFTVDDLKKSNEPVFQVNDNLDNNETETSNSLEITPDYNGLMRIGNNLLEKQQYDSAAVIFAQAAEVCINTELRIRTFVTLAQTYVKLRNCAEAFKAYSNAYRLDFEEYSGSLLANQEPEESECKFSRNELLVGRRLSAFEKAQLHEPIIWSYVPFIAAAFIVVFIIAYKRKLKLSSEPSKVYALNHTEIELPIPAELTEKMLLIPERERNQLLLLFKIAFNSIREVWQFENNAAQRTQNASKYFAKLDSIWEKFNEQPIQFIEGKDSNELVISLLLLTHKEDWYCYFSGQYLGEKAKILQIRHPAGKKISVWASKSTIEKVNTKQPVKVRIHKIVQDGVPTWVHWSQDPTFFNWDSTPEKNTDNMQQWAGESKNVLPETIPNIIFKPTLYYNYPHPESIFTESLIIEEKVEQTGYQGTNKKNYEENTINTVQSSDVYITHIPNRHHHQTHRDDS, encoded by the coding sequence ATGTTTTTTTCCCGTTTATATGTATTCTTTTTACTCGGTTTATGGTGCTTTCCACAACTGCAAACTTTTGGCCAAAGCCAATCTAAAGAATTATTTGAAACCGGAAAGAGTCTATACGAGCAAAAAAAATATAGCAAAGCACGAGAATATTTTCAAGATGCTGTTAATAAAGACCCTAAGCAATACGGCGGCAAGGGAAACTACCATATTGCGCTGAGCTATGTAAAGCAAAAAAACTGCTTAGATGCCAAAGAATATTTCACAAAAGCCTTCAAACAAGATTCCGTTGCAGGCGGGGCAAGCTCCAAAGATAAGTTTATAGAGCAACTATCTAAGTGTAACTTTACTATCAACGACTTAAAAATAGAATCAGGTAATCAGCCCCAAATCACTCCGCCCCCCAAAAACATAGACCCTACATTTGCTAAACAATGGTTCCAAAGAGGAAAAACTGCCTATGACCAAAAAAACTATCCCCAAGCCATAAATTATTTTCAACTGGCCTATTTGTCTGATACTGCGAAATATGGAGCCAAAGCCTGTTATCAAATTGCTTTATGCTATAAAAAACAAAAAAACTGTAATTCTGCGAAACCATTTTTAGCAAAAGCCCAAAAAATCGAACCCGATAAAGGCGGCGCAAGTTCAGCAGAAAAATTTCAAGAATTTTTAACCTATTGCCACTTTACCGTAGATGACCTGAAGAAATCCAATGAACCCGTTTTTCAAGTAAATGACAATTTAGATAATAACGAAACAGAAACATCTAACAGCCTTGAAATAACACCGGATTATAATGGCTTGATGCGCATCGGAAACAATCTTTTAGAAAAGCAACAATATGATTCTGCGGCAGTTATCTTTGCCCAAGCTGCCGAAGTCTGTATAAATACAGAATTGAGAATCAGAACTTTTGTAACACTTGCTCAAACCTATGTCAAACTTAGAAATTGTGCCGAAGCCTTCAAAGCCTACTCAAACGCATATCGTTTGGATTTTGAAGAATATAGCGGTTCCTTATTAGCTAACCAAGAACCCGAAGAAAGTGAATGCAAGTTTTCCCGTAACGAACTATTAGTAGGCAGGCGATTATCTGCTTTTGAAAAAGCCCAACTCCATGAACCAATTATCTGGAGTTATGTGCCCTTCATAGCGGCCGCTTTCATCGTAGTGTTCATTATAGCTTACAAACGTAAATTAAAATTATCATCAGAACCCTCAAAGGTATATGCGCTCAACCATACAGAAATAGAATTACCTATTCCAGCAGAACTCACAGAAAAAATGCTTCTTATCCCTGAAAGGGAACGTAATCAGTTATTATTATTATTCAAAATAGCTTTTAACTCCATTCGAGAAGTATGGCAGTTTGAAAATAATGCAGCGCAAAGAACCCAAAATGCCTCAAAATACTTTGCTAAGTTAGATTCTATTTGGGAAAAATTTAATGAGCAACCTATTCAGTTTATTGAAGGAAAGGATTCTAATGAACTTGTAATCAGCTTATTACTACTTACCCATAAAGAAGATTGGTACTGCTATTTTAGTGGACAATATCTGGGAGAAAAAGCCAAAATATTGCAGATAAGACATCCCGCAGGGAAAAAAATAAGTGTATGGGCTTCAAAGTCAACTATTGAAAAAGTGAATACGAAACAGCCCGTAAAAGTTCGTATCCATAAAATCGTGCAAGATGGAGTTCCCACTTGGGTACATTGGAGCCAAGACCCAACATTTTTTAACTGGGATAGCACACCCGAAAAAAATACAGATAATATGCAACAATGGGCGGGAGAAAGCAAAAATGTATTACCGGAAACCATCCCTAATATTATCTTTAAACCTACTTTATACTACAACTATCCACATCCGGAAAGCATCTTTACAGAGAGCCTTATCATAGAAGAAAAAGTAGAACAAACTGGTTATCAGGGAACTAATAAAAAGAACTATGAAGAAAACACCATAAATACAGTACAGTCCTCTGATGTTTATATTACACATATTCCCAATAGACATCACCACCAAACGCACCGAGATGATTCCTAA
- a CDS encoding YihY/virulence factor BrkB family protein, translating to MFILHIFPIDITTKRTEMIPKIINSWHKHALVKKTVVGLKNFQPPGFGGVGLFYVIKLFWKDVRDPAFVLRANAMAYNFFFALIPSLIFIFTLVPYIPIPNFRETVHQWLSTYLPQEGISLINGIISTSFEKRGWGVISISFLLLLYSSTRSIITMMACFNKRYFYRRNVFQERLLAVGIFFVLFLLLIIGAAALIFGEFGISYLGKQHIIGGKVPYFLLHLLNWLINLLLLFGVLSFIYWAVPSVDKKFHKTGPGSFLAGLLMMLATIGFRFFISNFGNYNKVYGSLTAVIILLVWFYWVSIVLLIGFELNASIERAARKGTNLTELLEVGSKN from the coding sequence ATGTTTATATTACACATATTCCCAATAGACATCACCACCAAACGCACCGAGATGATTCCTAAGATAATAAACTCTTGGCATAAGCACGCACTCGTAAAAAAGACTGTTGTAGGGCTAAAGAACTTTCAGCCGCCGGGCTTCGGCGGTGTAGGCTTGTTTTATGTGATTAAGTTATTTTGGAAAGACGTTAGGGATCCGGCCTTTGTTTTAAGGGCTAACGCAATGGCTTACAACTTTTTCTTTGCCTTGATTCCCTCCCTTATTTTTATTTTCACATTAGTTCCATACATCCCGATACCCAATTTTCGGGAAACCGTTCATCAATGGCTTTCTACTTATTTGCCCCAAGAAGGGATTTCTCTGATAAACGGTATCATAAGCACCAGTTTTGAAAAACGCGGATGGGGAGTTATTTCAATCAGTTTTTTGCTGCTTTTGTATAGCTCTACCCGAAGCATCATCACGATGATGGCTTGCTTCAATAAGCGGTATTTTTATCGCAGAAACGTTTTTCAAGAAAGACTTTTAGCAGTCGGAATCTTTTTTGTGTTATTTCTCTTATTAATTATTGGAGCCGCAGCCTTGATTTTTGGCGAGTTTGGCATCAGTTATTTAGGAAAACAGCACATTATAGGCGGAAAAGTCCCTTATTTTTTATTACATCTACTTAATTGGCTAATCAATTTACTACTGTTATTTGGCGTTCTTTCATTTATCTACTGGGCAGTTCCCTCAGTTGATAAAAAATTCCATAAGACAGGCCCCGGTTCGTTTTTAGCCGGATTACTGATGATGTTAGCTACCATTGGGTTTCGTTTTTTTATTTCCAACTTTGGCAATTACAACAAAGTGTATGGTAGTTTAACCGCCGTTATCATTTTGTTGGTATGGTTTTACTGGGTTTCTATTGTTCTTTTAATTGGCTTTGAGTTAAATGCAAGTATCGAAAGAGCTGCCCGAAAAGGTACAAATCTTACGGAATTATTAGAGGTGGGTTCTAAAAATTAG